A DNA window from Pyrus communis chromosome 3, drPyrComm1.1, whole genome shotgun sequence contains the following coding sequences:
- the LOC137728043 gene encoding uncharacterized protein produces the protein MTIFRRVLTAARTWRSVPVRRTPNPNPPRALSPDLAIPRLLCHRSFEHQSLVFPTVLAGLIGLGGIEVAYADAEEDISKPALPADPPASGSHVDLEEITKKQRQQILDLLRSKGIGRGFYPPFTVAVKGQKVSIKFQIPPACEASQLIANIASHLGVKVEERGGGLDMSLRAWDSGAAWQLMLTRPEKKKEAGGDGGELKDVSKHEGDLQVLLFHSVITSSDRAEIEFMKDGTLSPKELDALVSALLLAGTKLWQNSTMERKPREDTTTQMPSADKLIASLESMGVRIYGINEPNVSSTRKEISWDNIAGYDQQKRDIEDTILLALLSPETYDDIARGTRCKFESNRPRAVLFEGPPGTGKTSSARVIANQAGIPLLYVPLEVILSKYYGESERLLGKVFSLANQLPDGAIIFLDEIDSFAISRDSEMHEATRRVLSVLLRQIDGFEQDKKVVVIAATNRKQDLDPALISRFDSIIMFDLPDQQNRKEIAAQYAKHLNEAELEELASATEGMSGRDIRDVCQQAERSWASKIIRGQVPKDGEQGHLPPLHHYIDSARNRQKGLLSSAQQTPQNSDSSTEKRRLVVD, from the exons ATGACAATTTTCCGACGAGTGCTGACAGCTGCTCGGACATGGCGATCCGTCCCCGTCCGCAGAACCCCAAACCCTAATCCTCCGCGTGCTCTTTCACCTGACCTCGCTATTCCTCGCCTTCTCTGCCACC GGTCTTTTGAGCACCAATCTCTCGTGTTTCCAACTGTGTTGGCTGGTTTGATCGGACTTGGAGGCATAGAGGTGGCTTATGCAGATGCAGAGGAG GATATTTCCAAGCCCGCTTTGCCTGCTGACCCTCCTGCTAGTGGAAGTCATGTAGACCTGGAAGAAATTACCAAGAAACAACGACAGCAAATTCTAGACCTCCTCAGAAGTAAAGGAATTGGACGCGGTTTTTATCCCCCCTTTACCGTTGCTGTTAAGGGACAAAAG GTTTCCATCAAGTTCCAAATTCCTCCGGCGTGTGAAGCTTCACAGCTGATAGCAAATATTGCTTCTCATCTTGGAGTAAAGGTAGAAGAACGTGGTGGTGGTTTAGATATGTCACTACGTGCTTGGGACAG TGGAGCTGCTTGGCAACTCATGCTAACTCGcccagaaaaaaagaaggaagctgGAGGTGATGGAGGGGAATTAAAAGATGTGAGTAAGCATGAAGGAGATTTGCAAGTTCTCTTGTTCCACTCAGTAATTACCTCCTCAGATAGAGCT GAAATTGAATTTATGAAGGATGGGACCTTGAGTCCCAAAGAGCTGGATGCTCTGGTGTCTGCTTTGCTATTAGCAGGGACAAAGTTATGGCAAAATAGTACCATGGAAAGAAAACCGAGGGAAGATACCACGACACAAATGCCATCTGCAGATAAACTAATAGCTAGTCTTGAGTCCATGGGAGTGAGAATTTATGGAATTAATGAACCCAATGTTAGTTCCACAAGAAAAGAGATTTCATGGGACAATATTGCTGGATATGATCAGCAAAAACG AGATATAGAAGACACTATTCTGTTGGCTCTGCTTAGTCCTGAAACATATGATGATATTGCCCGTGGGACTCGTTGTAAATTTGAGTCAAATAGACCTCGAGCTGTACTCTTTGAAGGGCCACCAG GTACGGGGAAGACATCTTCTGCTCGTGTCATTGCTAATCAAGCG GGCATCCCATTGTTATACGTACCCCTTGAGGTTATCCTGTCCAAGTACTATGGTGAGAGTGAACGATTATTAGGAAAAGTCTTTTCACTTGCAAATCAGCTTCCAGATGGTGCTATCATTTTTCTGGATGAG ATTGATTCTTTTGCTATTTCGCGTGATAGCGAAATGCATGAAGCCACACGGAGAGTCTTATCAGTTTTATTGCGACAG ATTGATGGATTTGAACAAGATAAGAAAGTGGTTGTAATTGCTGCAACAAATAGAAAGCAAGATCTTGATCCGGCCTTGATTAG TCGGTTtgattcaattatcatgtttgaCCTACCTGATCAGCAAAATCGTAAGGAAATAGCCGCTCAGTATGCAAAGCACCTGAACGAAGCTGAATTAGAAGAATTAGCATCAGCAACCGAAGG AATGTCTGGAAGGGATATTAGAGATGTCTGTCAACAAGCTGAGCGGTCGTGGGCATCAAAG ATAATCCGAGGACAAGTACCCAAAGATGGAGAACAAGGCCATCTTCCACCTCTGCATCATTACATCGATAGTGCTAGGAATCGACAGAAGGGTCTACTCAGTTCCGCACAGCAAACACCCCAAAATTCCGACTCCAGCACAGAGAAGCGCAGACTCGTAGTTGATTAA
- the LOC137728044 gene encoding plant UBX domain-containing protein 4-like: MASEEKKKSRTGGIRTLSDLNRRSADSDSDSDGPPEYYTGGEKSGMLVQDPTKDNDVDSIFDQARGLGATEGPFDPSNASSSSRSFAGTGRLLSGETVQPTPAQPETVVHNIIFWSNGFTINDGPLRRLDDPENASFLESIKKSECPKELEPADRGTSVHVNLIRRNEKCPEPVKRHVPFQGVGRTLGSSSTPAASEPMTASTPLNTAPTPSAGLVVDEKLPSTSVQLRLADGTRIVGHFNYHHTISDIRAFIDASRPDGPRNYHLQIMGFPPKLLNDPSQTIEQAGLANSVVIQKL, encoded by the exons ATGGCGTCggaggagaagaaaaagagtCGAACCGGAGGAATCCGTACACTTTCCGATCTGAACCGGAGGTCTGCGGACTCGGACAGTGACTCCGATGGCCCTCCGGAGTACTACACTGGTGGCGAGAAAAG TGGAATGCTTGTCCAGGATCCTACAAAGGATAACGATGTGGATTCCATTTTTGATCAAGCAAGGGGGTTAGGAGCTACAGAGGGGCCTTTTGATCCTTCCAATGCATCTTCAAGCTCCAGAAGCTTTGCTGGAACTGGTAGATTACTCTCTGGGGAAACTGTACAACCTACTCCTGCACAGCCTGAGACTGTTGTTCACAACATCATTTTCTGGTCCAACGGTTTTACTATAAATGATGGCCCTTTAAGGCGGTTGGACGATCCTGAAAATGCATCTTTCTTAGAG AGCATAAAAAAATCTGAATGTCCAAAAGAGTTGGAACCTGCAGATAGAGGTACCTCAGTTCATGTTAATCTAATAAGGAGGAATGAGAAGTGCCCA GAACCGGTGAAGCGACATGTTCCATTTCAGGGTGTGGGAAGAACTCTAGGTAGCAGCTCTACTCCAGCAGCATCCGAGCCAATGACTGCATCGACTCCTCTCAACACTGCTCCAACCCCTTCCGCAGGCCTGGTTGTGGATGAAAAGTTGCCATCAACATCGGTTCAACTTAGGTTGGCTGATGGAACCCGCATTGTTGGACATTTTAACTACCACCATACCATCAGTGACATTCGCGCTTTCATTGATGCATCAAGGCCTGATGGTCCAAGAAATTATCACCTGCAGATTATGGGGTTCCCTCCCAAGCTCCTCAATGATCCGAGTCAAACAATTGAGCAGGCAGGTCTCGCCAACTCGGTTGTGATCCAGAAATTATAG
- the LOC137729090 gene encoding homeobox protein knotted-1-like LET6 codes for MEGVGANGTCSMMAFGENSSNGGGMCPMMMMPLMTSSHHAHHSHHHLHQHHMNLNPNADTHNTSTTHQFRQLPQLPPSNNHHNHQNPHNTSGGSSFLLHNPVAAAASYFMDNNNNNDGVGGSSSSSPSTVKAKIMAHPHYHRLLASYINCQKVGAPPEVVARLEEACASAATIGQMVSSSSESGSLGEDPALDQFMEAYCEMLTKYEQEISKPFKEAMIFIQRIESQFKALTLSSSDSAGYGDGIDRNNVSSEEEVDVNNNFIDPQAEDRELKGQLLRKYSGYLGSLKQEFMKKRKKGKLPKEARQQLLDWWSRHYKWPYPSESQKLALAESTGLDQKQINNWFINQRKRHWKPSEDMQFVVMDASHQGHYYMDSVMGNPFPMDISPTLL; via the exons atggaagGTGTTGGTGCCAATGGCACCTGTAGTATGATGGCCTTTGGAGAAAACAGCAGTAATGGAGGAGGAATGTGTCCAATGATGATGATGCCTCTAATGACTTCCTCACATCATGCTCATCACTCTCATCATCACCTTCATCAACATCATATGAATCTTAATCCTAATGCAGACACACATAATACTAGTACGACTCATCAGTTTCGCCAGCTTCCCCAGCTGCCTCCGTCCAACAACCatcacaaccaccaaaatccCCATAACACTAGCGgcggctcctccttccttctccACAACCCAGTTGCAGCTGCGGCCTCCTATTTCAtggacaacaacaacaacaatgatGGTGTTGGCGGTAGCTCTTCTTCTTCGCCTTCAACTGTCAAGGCTAAGATCATGGCTCATCCTCACTATCACCGCCTCTTGGCCTCCTATATCAACTGTCAAAAG GTTGGAGCGCCGCCTGAAGTGGTGGCGAGACTGGAAGAAGCGTGCGCATCGGCGGCGACTATAGGTCAAATGGTAAGTAGTAGCAGTGAATCAGGATCTCTCGGTGAAGATCCAGCTCTGGATCAGTTCATGGAGGCCTACTGCGAGATGCTTACCAAGTATGAGCAAGAAATCTCTAAACCCTTCAAGGaagccatgatcttcatccaaAGAATCGAGTCCCAATTCAAAGCGCTCactctttcttcttctgatTCTGCAG GTTATGGCGATGGAATTGATAGGAACAATGTATCATCTGAGGAAGAGGTTGATGTTAATAACAACTTCATAGATCCCCAAGCTGAAGACAGGGAGCTTAAAGGGCAGCTATTGCGCAAGTACAGTGGATATTTGGGTAGTTTGAAGCAGGAGTTcatgaagaaaaggaagaaagggAAGCTGCCTAAAGAAGCCAGGCAACAGTTGCTAGATTGGTGGAGTCGACATTACAAATGGCCTTATCCATCG GAATCACAGAAACTAGCTCTTGCAGAATCAACGGGGCTGGACCAGAAGCAGATAAACAACTGGTTCATCAACCAAAGGAAGCGACATTGGAAGCCGTCAGAGGATATGCAGTTTGTGGTGATGGATGCTAGCCACCAAGGCCACTATTACATGGACAGTGTCATGGGAAATCCATTTCCCATGGATATCTCTCCCACATTGCTCTGA
- the LOC137728626 gene encoding uncharacterized protein At4g22160, with amino-acid sequence MVKMALRTSRTIQNRSARNSAGRLNHAVDAGPLSAVHPNLVDRDDEDSHATLSSDSDSSSDSDGESTRLSGLAASFRVVSESIQRMEQAELEMAKAREALRLKAEKQRVELETELTQMLLQTQLQIASLVSQRQSRPSRKRKRVEEDEPSSEGAFGLSLLQCNLLF; translated from the coding sequence ATGGTGAAAATGGCATTACGCACCAGTCGAACAATACAGAACCGGAGCGCGCGCAACAGCGCGGGCCGTCTCAATCACGCCGTCGATGCCGGACCCTTATCCGCCGTACATCCAAACTTAGTCGATCGCGATGACGAAGATTCTCATGCGACGCTGAGTTCCGACTCGGACAGCTCCTCCGACTCCGATGGCGAGTCGACGCGGTTGTCGGGACTCGCGGCGAGCTTCCGAGTCGTGTCCGAGTCGATTCAGAGAATGGAGCAAGCGGAGCTGGAGATGGCCAAGGCAAGGGAGGCTCTGCGGCTGAAGGCGGAGAAGCAGCGGGTCGAGCTGGAGACCGAGTTGACACAGATGCTGCTGCAGACTCAGTTGCAGATCGCGTCGTTGGTTTCTCAGCGGCAGAGTCGTCCGAGTCGTAAAAGGAAGCGAGTCGAAGAAGACGAGCCGTCGTCGGAAGGGGCTTTCGGCTTGAGCCTCCTTCAATGCAATTTACTATTTTAG